A genomic segment from Aegilops tauschii subsp. strangulata cultivar AL8/78 chromosome 1, Aet v6.0, whole genome shotgun sequence encodes:
- the LOC109765589 gene encoding uncharacterized protein: MSELGCVPDALSYSVVLKVLCDDSRSQRALDLLQMMSKEGGGCAPNVVAYSTFIHGFCKEGKVSQACDLFDEMVQQGVKPNVVTYTSVIDALCKARAMDKAESFLRHMVNHGVRPNNVTYKYMIQGYSTLGWWKEAVKIFRETTSRGLILDDVTRNLFVASLCNHGRSKEAAEFAHQMIETGTTVSISTYSIILGELCRNNCTEEAIILFRKLGAVNVKFDITIFNTMIDAMYRVQRREEANILFAAISANGLVPNASTYRIMITSIVKEGSMEEADHMFSSMETSGYAPSSVLLNDIIRMLLEKGEIVKAGNYLSKVDGKCISLEASTGLLMMHLFSREGKYHEQIRSLPARYEFFGVSTVE, translated from the coding sequence ATGTCTGAACTCGGCTGTGTGCCTGATGCCTTGTCGTACTCCGTCGTTCTGAAGGTCTTGTGTGACGATAGCAGGAGCCAACGAGCgctcgacctgctccagatgatGTCGAAAGAAGGAGGTGGGTGCGCCCCGAACGTGGTGGCATATAGCACGTTCATCCATGGCTTCTGTAAGGAAGGCAAAGTAAGCCAGGCATGCGATCTGTTCGATGAAATGGTGCAGCAAGGAGTTAAGCCTAATGTGGTGACATACACCTCAGTAATTGATGCGCTGTGCAAGGCAAGAGCAATGGACAAGGCAGAGTCGTTCCTTCGGCATATGGTCAATCATGGTGTTCGACCCAACAACGTGACCTATAAGTATATGATCCAGGGTTATTCCACTTTGGGCTGGTGGAAAGAGGCAGTAAAAATATTTAGAGAAACGACAAGTAGGGGTCTTATACTAGACGATGTTACTCGCAACTTGTTCGTGGCCTCCCTTTGCAACCATGGAAGAAGCAAGGAAGCTGCTGAGTTTGCCCATCAGATGATTGAAACTGGAACAACAGTGAGCATTTCCACATACAGTATAATTCTTGGAGAACTTTGTAGGAATAATTGCACTGAGGAAGCAATCATACTGTTCCGCAAATTAGGTGCAGTGAATGTGAAGTTCGATATTACAATATTCAATACCATGATTGATGCAATGTACAGGGTTCAAAGAAGAGAAGAAGCTAACATTTTGTTTGCTGCAATATCTGCCAATGGATTGGTACCTAATGCTTCTACTTACAGAATAATGATAACAAGTATTGTAAAAGAAGGATCAATGGAAGAAGCTGATCATATGTTTTCATCAATGGAAACGAGTGGTTATGCTCCCAGCTCCGTTCTGTTAAATGATATCATCAGAATGTTGCTAGAAAAAGGTGAGATAGTCAAGGCTGGAAATTATTTGTCTAAAGTTGATGGGAAGTGCATTTCACTTGAAGCTTCAACTGGTTTGTTGATGATGCATCTATTTTCAAGAGAAGGCAAATATCATGAGCAAATAAGATCACTCCCTGCAAGGTATGAATTTTTCGGAGTCAGCACAGTTGAGTAG